The Sphingobium aromaticiconvertens genome has a segment encoding these proteins:
- a CDS encoding ParB/RepB/Spo0J family partition protein, protein MAIITAKLSQLRLSPLNQRRIKPSAIESMADDIHAHGLLQNLVAYEEDGLLWVFAGGRRYRGLKELVKRKKVRNSDLFPVEVRSKEEAIELSLAENFQREDMHPADSIRAFAALRDTGMDAEEIAARFGQAVSFVYKMLRLSALAPVLIDLIAKDQLTLEAARALTLTDDHDFQVKVCKAANGQAHTIRRMLTTEKVDTTSGMFLFVGREAYEAKGGSITVDLFSQGDEGFADSPELVQELAEEKLETIAAEYRSIGWHEVRAEIERPYDLYMKGSMYPATREPTEAEAERMTVLAAEIEAIADDEGEDSQRIEPLVDEQEAIMEGQRAFTGEQVSVGGVALWIARDGTLGRSFYRAKAEPKPKASHDGPTPLYSNSLLADLSRIKTQIVQEAVAADPALALDVLLDSLAGQLLHGAHSYQLAVEVQAKAIATDVADELMATSDVQAVEEVMANRFAAVPEDGRFEAIRAMTGDDKMALLAGLVAMTVDGTVFSGGSPGQRHHQFEQIARASGVDIAARWTAPIALFDKMRRAALITLLTDEVGAASAENCATIKKKADLAVNVAGRLPAGWLPVPIKIGAFDQADESKDQEGDMIDEEDMAENEDA, encoded by the coding sequence ATGGCTATCATCACCGCCAAGCTGTCGCAGCTTCGTCTTTCCCCGCTCAACCAGCGCCGCATCAAGCCATCGGCAATCGAGTCCATGGCCGACGATATTCACGCGCATGGCCTGTTGCAGAACCTTGTCGCCTATGAGGAAGACGGCCTGTTGTGGGTATTCGCAGGGGGACGGCGCTATCGCGGCCTCAAGGAACTGGTGAAGCGCAAGAAGGTCAGGAACAGCGACCTGTTCCCCGTCGAGGTACGCAGCAAGGAAGAGGCCATCGAGCTGTCGCTGGCAGAGAATTTCCAGCGTGAAGACATGCACCCTGCGGACAGTATCCGCGCCTTTGCGGCTCTGCGCGATACCGGCATGGACGCCGAGGAAATCGCGGCCCGGTTCGGTCAGGCGGTCAGTTTCGTCTATAAGATGCTGCGCCTTTCCGCGCTTGCCCCGGTGCTGATCGACCTGATCGCCAAGGATCAGTTGACCCTTGAAGCCGCCCGCGCGCTCACCTTGACCGACGATCACGACTTCCAAGTGAAAGTGTGCAAGGCGGCGAACGGGCAGGCCCACACCATCCGCCGGATGCTCACCACCGAGAAGGTCGATACGACCAGCGGCATGTTCCTGTTCGTCGGGCGCGAAGCCTACGAAGCCAAAGGCGGTTCCATCACCGTGGACCTGTTCAGCCAAGGGGATGAGGGTTTCGCCGACAGCCCCGAACTGGTGCAGGAATTGGCGGAGGAAAAGCTGGAGACGATCGCTGCCGAATACCGCAGCATCGGGTGGCACGAAGTGCGCGCGGAAATCGAGCGGCCCTATGACCTCTACATGAAGGGCAGCATGTATCCCGCCACGCGCGAGCCGACCGAGGCCGAAGCGGAGCGCATGACCGTCCTTGCCGCCGAGATCGAGGCGATTGCCGACGATGAAGGCGAGGACAGTCAGAGGATCGAACCGCTGGTGGACGAGCAGGAAGCGATCATGGAAGGCCAGCGCGCTTTCACTGGCGAGCAAGTATCGGTGGGCGGCGTTGCGCTATGGATTGCGCGGGACGGGACGCTGGGCAGGAGCTTCTATCGCGCTAAGGCCGAACCCAAGCCCAAGGCGAGCCATGACGGGCCGACCCCGCTCTACAGCAATAGCCTGCTCGCCGACCTGTCGCGCATCAAGACGCAGATCGTGCAGGAAGCGGTCGCGGCCGACCCGGCGCTGGCTCTCGATGTTCTACTGGACAGCCTTGCCGGGCAGTTGCTCCATGGCGCTCACAGCTACCAGTTGGCGGTCGAGGTGCAGGCCAAGGCGATCGCCACCGACGTTGCGGACGAGTTGATGGCGACCAGTGACGTGCAGGCCGTTGAGGAAGTGATGGCTAACCGCTTCGCTGCCGTCCCCGAAGATGGCCGGTTCGAGGCGATCCGGGCCATGACTGGCGATGACAAGATGGCGCTGCTGGCGGGACTTGTTGCCATGACCGTGGACGGCACCGTGTTTTCGGGTGGCTCCCCCGGTCAGCGCCACCACCAGTTCGAGCAGATCGCGCGCGCAAGCGGGGTGGACATCGCGGCTCGCTGGACCGCCCCCATCGCCCTGTTCGACAAGATGCGCCGCGCTGCCCTGATTACCCTTCTGACCGATGAAGTCGGTGCGGCAAGTGCGGAGAACTGCGCAACCATCAAGAAGAAGGCCGACCTCGCCGTCAACGTGGCAGGACGCCTGCCCGCAGGTTGGCTTCCCGTTCCCATTAAGATCGGTGCCTTCGATCAGGCCGACGAGAGCAAGGATCAGGAAGGCGACATGATTGACGAAGAGGATATGGCCGAGAACGAAGACGCCTGA
- a CDS encoding MerR family transcriptional regulator → MKIGAIAKQTGLKIETIRFYEAEGLIEPPTRSGGNYRLYGQTHLDRLSFIKRSRDLGFTLDQVRDLLRLADNPRGSCEEVDSIVALHIDEIDRKLADLTALRSEVVRWGGDCEATTIAECKVIDALSSGAPGRL, encoded by the coding sequence ATGAAGATCGGTGCCATTGCCAAGCAAACCGGGCTGAAAATCGAGACCATCCGCTTCTATGAGGCCGAGGGGTTGATCGAACCGCCAACACGTAGCGGCGGGAATTACCGGCTGTATGGCCAGACCCATCTCGATCGATTGTCTTTCATCAAACGATCGCGCGACCTTGGCTTTACCTTGGATCAGGTTCGCGATCTCTTACGCCTGGCCGATAATCCTCGGGGGTCGTGTGAGGAAGTGGACAGCATCGTGGCACTTCATATCGACGAGATCGATCGTAAGCTCGCCGATCTGACGGCTTTGCGGAGCGAGGTGGTGCGTTGGGGCGGCGACTGCGAGGCAACGACGATCGCGGAATGCAAGGTCATCGACGCTTTGTCTTCGGGCGCACCGGGGCGCTTGTAA
- a CDS encoding efflux RND transporter periplasmic adaptor subunit — translation MKTILMGGALPLGLALLLSACGGPEAGDASATNEAAADAHGGGGEEAHADEGVVTLTADQIKSAGVQIGRPMTGGAGTIELPATIEGDPQGTQVVSAAIGGRIVALTRNLGQSVGRGETIAVIESREAAQLKGEVEASRARLALANSNLAREQRLFAQRVSPEQDLIAARTAATEARIAYRQAQSQVAAAGGGAGGGGLNRLGITAPIAGQIISRPIVLGQTVTADAELYRIANLGRVSLALNLKPEDAGRVKPGNVVTVTAPGRQTSARITFVSPALDPQTRQVPVIATLDNRGAQWRVGEPVTAAVQLSGNAGSSAVRVPTTAIQTVEGKSVVFVRTAKGFQATPVTLGDAAGDTVIVRSGLTGREQIATTGSFTLKAELGKGEAAHED, via the coding sequence ATGAAGACCATCCTTATGGGCGGCGCGCTGCCGCTTGGCCTCGCCTTGCTGCTCTCCGCGTGCGGCGGTCCTGAAGCCGGCGATGCTTCTGCAACCAACGAAGCGGCGGCCGACGCTCACGGGGGCGGCGGTGAAGAGGCGCATGCCGACGAAGGTGTGGTGACGCTCACGGCCGACCAGATCAAGTCCGCCGGGGTCCAGATCGGCCGACCGATGACAGGCGGTGCCGGTACAATCGAACTCCCTGCGACTATCGAAGGCGACCCGCAGGGCACGCAGGTCGTTTCGGCCGCGATCGGTGGCCGCATTGTGGCATTGACCCGCAATCTGGGCCAGTCGGTTGGCAGAGGGGAGACCATCGCGGTCATCGAAAGCCGGGAAGCCGCTCAGCTCAAGGGTGAAGTCGAAGCGTCGCGCGCCAGGCTGGCACTCGCCAATTCCAACCTTGCGCGTGAACAGCGCCTGTTCGCACAGCGCGTGTCACCCGAACAGGACCTGATAGCGGCACGAACGGCTGCAACCGAAGCACGGATTGCCTACCGCCAGGCCCAAAGTCAGGTCGCGGCCGCCGGCGGCGGCGCAGGCGGGGGCGGCCTCAACCGCCTCGGCATTACCGCCCCTATCGCCGGCCAGATCATCTCGCGTCCGATCGTGCTGGGCCAGACGGTCACTGCTGACGCGGAGCTTTACCGTATCGCCAATCTTGGCCGGGTATCGCTGGCGCTGAACCTCAAGCCCGAAGATGCGGGCAGGGTGAAGCCCGGCAACGTGGTGACGGTGACGGCGCCAGGCAGGCAGACGAGCGCCCGCATAACCTTCGTATCGCCCGCGCTTGATCCCCAGACCCGGCAGGTGCCGGTCATCGCAACGCTCGACAATCGCGGCGCGCAGTGGCGTGTCGGCGAGCCCGTCACTGCGGCGGTGCAGCTCAGCGGCAATGCCGGAAGCTCTGCGGTCCGCGTCCCGACGACGGCCATTCAGACCGTCGAAGGCAAATCGGTCGTCTTTGTCCGCACGGCCAAGGGCTTCCAGGCGACCCCGGTCACGCTGGGCGACGCTGCCGGCGATACCGTCATCGTCCGTTCTGGCCTCACCGGCCGCGAACAGATCGCCACTACAGGCAGCTTCACGCTCAAGGCCGAACTCGGCAAGGGCGAAGCGGCGCACGAGGATTGA
- a CDS encoding efflux RND transporter permease subunit: protein MIARIVTWAVEKRWLVLLLTAVATAIGAYSLYRLPIDAVPDITNNQVQINVRASALSPELVEKQVSFPIETALAGIPGLENTRSLSRNGFAQITAVFDESTDIYFARQQVGERLAGVAENLPDGVNPEMGPIATGLGEVYMWTVRLDHRQDDKHRPGEPGQQPDGSYITPEGERLTSEEDKATYLRTAQDWIVTPLLKNTPGLAGVDSIGGYAKQYLVIPDVQKLASLNITLTELGTALEKNNTSVGGGFVNRNGEGLAVRSDALVRNAAELARTVIATREGVPITLDQVATVRTGQAIRMGSASENGTEVVVGTAIMRIGENSRNVATAVADRLKEINASLPPDVVVQPVLDRTALVNSTIKTVAKNLSEGALLVIVVLFLLLGNFRAALIAAAVIPVTMMLTGFGMLRLGVSANLMSLGALDFGLIVDGAVIIVENALRRLAEQQHHEGRLLSMKERLEAVATAAREMIRPSVYGQAIIILVYVPLLTLTGVEGKTFVPMALTVIIALLFAFALSLTFVPAAIAIWLSKRVEEKDGRIISWLKARYEPGLEKAMKRPSLTIGASVVSLVAAALAFTTLGQVFLPQLDEGDLLIQALRIPATSVQQSQAMQVPIERIVAKQPEVRFVFSKTGTAELASDPMPPNATDMFVILKPRDEWPDPKLAKEELVERLEGLLGKIPGNAYEITQPIQMRFNELIAGVRGDIAVKVFGDDFVAMNRTAEQIAGVLRKTQGAADVKVEQTTGLPMLDIRVNRDAMARVGVTAQDVQDTITATIGGRESGMIFEGDRRFPVVIRLSDAQRADLRQLEQVQVPIAGGGYVPLSSVASIGVVDGPNQISRENGKRRVVVQANVRGRDVGSVVADAQAAVGQNVRLPAGSYLEWGGQFENLESASQRLQLVIPACFILILLLLYGALGSARDAAIVFTGVPFALVGGVLLLFARGMDFSISAAVGFIALSGIAVLNGLVMVSSVQDLIRSGMDRAEAARTGAIQRLRPVVMTALVASLGFVPMAFASGAGAEVQKPLATVVIGGLISATFLTLFVLPTLYARFGQQAVKGDEGDEREEAAPPQHA from the coding sequence ATGATCGCCCGTATCGTCACATGGGCGGTCGAGAAGCGCTGGCTCGTCCTGCTCCTCACCGCCGTCGCCACCGCCATCGGTGCCTATTCCCTCTATCGGCTCCCGATCGACGCGGTGCCGGACATCACCAATAATCAGGTCCAGATCAATGTCCGCGCCTCGGCGCTCTCGCCCGAGCTGGTAGAGAAGCAGGTCTCGTTTCCGATCGAGACCGCGCTTGCCGGCATTCCCGGCCTTGAAAACACACGCTCGCTCAGCCGCAATGGGTTCGCGCAGATAACTGCGGTCTTCGACGAGTCCACCGACATCTATTTCGCTCGCCAACAGGTTGGCGAGCGCCTGGCGGGCGTCGCGGAGAACCTGCCCGATGGCGTAAACCCCGAAATGGGGCCGATCGCAACGGGACTGGGCGAGGTCTATATGTGGACTGTCCGGCTTGATCATCGACAAGATGACAAGCACCGACCCGGCGAGCCGGGTCAGCAGCCCGACGGCAGTTACATCACGCCGGAAGGCGAACGGCTGACGAGCGAAGAAGACAAGGCAACCTATCTGCGCACCGCGCAGGACTGGATCGTCACGCCGCTCCTGAAGAATACGCCGGGTCTTGCCGGCGTCGACTCCATCGGCGGCTATGCCAAGCAGTATCTGGTCATCCCCGACGTCCAGAAGCTCGCTTCCCTGAACATCACGCTCACCGAGCTTGGCACCGCACTCGAGAAGAACAACACCAGCGTGGGCGGCGGCTTCGTCAACCGCAACGGAGAGGGTCTGGCGGTCCGTTCCGACGCGCTGGTGCGCAACGCGGCCGAACTGGCGCGCACCGTCATCGCAACCCGCGAAGGGGTGCCGATCACCCTCGACCAGGTTGCAACCGTTCGCACGGGTCAGGCGATCCGCATGGGCTCGGCCTCGGAGAACGGCACCGAAGTGGTCGTGGGCACCGCGATCATGCGGATTGGCGAGAACAGCCGCAACGTCGCCACGGCGGTCGCTGATCGGCTGAAGGAGATCAATGCCTCGCTGCCGCCCGATGTCGTGGTTCAACCCGTTCTGGACCGGACCGCGCTGGTCAATTCGACGATCAAGACGGTCGCCAAGAACCTCTCCGAAGGCGCGTTGCTCGTCATCGTCGTGCTGTTCCTTCTGCTCGGCAATTTCCGCGCCGCGCTCATTGCGGCGGCGGTGATCCCGGTGACAATGATGCTCACCGGGTTCGGCATGCTGCGTCTGGGTGTCTCGGCAAATCTGATGAGCCTGGGGGCGCTCGACTTTGGTCTCATCGTCGATGGCGCTGTCATCATCGTCGAGAACGCGCTGCGCCGCCTCGCGGAGCAACAGCACCATGAAGGCCGGCTGCTCAGCATGAAGGAGCGCCTCGAAGCCGTTGCCACGGCGGCGCGCGAGATGATCCGGCCCTCGGTCTACGGGCAGGCGATCATCATCCTTGTCTATGTGCCGCTGCTCACGCTCACGGGCGTGGAGGGCAAGACGTTCGTGCCGATGGCGCTGACGGTCATCATCGCCCTGCTTTTCGCCTTTGCCTTGTCGCTGACTTTCGTGCCGGCGGCGATTGCCATCTGGCTGTCCAAGCGGGTCGAGGAGAAGGATGGGCGCATCATCTCGTGGCTGAAAGCCCGTTACGAACCGGGTCTCGAGAAGGCCATGAAGCGCCCGTCGCTCACGATCGGCGCAAGCGTTGTGAGTCTCGTCGCGGCGGCGCTGGCTTTCACCACGCTGGGGCAAGTCTTCCTGCCCCAGCTCGATGAGGGCGATCTGCTCATCCAGGCGCTGCGTATCCCGGCGACCTCGGTTCAGCAGAGCCAGGCCATGCAGGTGCCGATCGAGCGTATTGTCGCCAAGCAGCCCGAGGTGCGCTTCGTCTTTTCCAAGACAGGTACGGCCGAGCTGGCATCGGACCCGATGCCGCCCAATGCGACCGATATGTTCGTCATCCTCAAGCCCCGCGATGAATGGCCTGATCCCAAGCTAGCAAAGGAGGAACTGGTCGAGCGACTGGAAGGCCTGCTCGGCAAGATTCCGGGCAACGCCTACGAGATCACGCAGCCGATCCAGATGCGGTTCAACGAGCTGATCGCCGGCGTGCGCGGCGACATCGCGGTCAAGGTGTTTGGCGACGACTTCGTTGCCATGAACCGCACCGCCGAACAGATCGCCGGTGTTCTGCGCAAGACGCAAGGGGCTGCGGACGTGAAGGTCGAGCAGACCACGGGTCTTCCAATGCTCGATATTCGCGTCAATCGCGACGCGATGGCGCGGGTCGGTGTCACCGCGCAGGACGTGCAGGACACGATAACCGCCACCATCGGCGGCCGCGAGTCCGGCATGATCTTTGAGGGTGATCGCCGGTTCCCGGTGGTCATCCGCTTGTCGGACGCGCAGCGCGCGGATCTGCGTCAGCTCGAACAGGTGCAGGTGCCGATTGCCGGGGGCGGCTATGTGCCGCTGTCCAGCGTCGCCAGTATCGGCGTCGTCGATGGGCCGAACCAGATCAGTCGCGAGAACGGCAAGCGCCGTGTCGTCGTGCAGGCCAATGTGCGTGGACGTGACGTCGGCAGCGTGGTTGCGGACGCACAGGCGGCCGTCGGGCAAAATGTGCGCTTGCCCGCTGGCAGCTATCTTGAATGGGGCGGGCAATTCGAAAATCTGGAGTCCGCCAGTCAGCGGCTTCAGCTCGTGATCCCGGCCTGCTTCATCTTAATCCTGCTGCTGCTCTACGGGGCATTGGGATCGGCGCGGGATGCCGCGATTGTGTTCACCGGCGTGCCCTTCGCCTTGGTCGGCGGCGTGCTGCTGCTGTTTGCCCGGGGTATGGACTTCTCGATCTCGGCTGCGGTGGGCTTCATCGCGCTGTCGGGTATCGCGGTCCTCAACGGCCTCGTCATGGTCAGTTCGGTGCAGGACCTGATCCGGTCCGGCATGGACCGGGCAGAAGCTGCACGGACAGGGGCGATCCAGCGGCTCCGTCCTGTGGTGATGACGGCCTTGGTCGCCAGTCTCGGCTTCGTGCCGATGGCGTTTGCGAGCGGGGCCGGCGCGGAAGTGCAAAAGCCGCTCGCGACCGTCGTCATCGGCGGTCTCATCTCCGCGACCTTTTTGACGCTGTTCGTGCTTCCCACGCTCTACGCGCGTTTCGGCCAGCAGGCGGTGAAGGGTGACGAGGGTGACGAGAGGGAAGAGGCTGCCCCGCCGCAGCATGCATGA
- a CDS encoding cation transporter — MADDCCSKKSDTIAELGRKADQRRVLITVMVINFVMFIAEFGGGLAARSSALMADSVDMFGDALVYALSLYALSRGPRWEAGAAVAKGGIILVFGIAVVVEIADKLVNGVPPSSTLMLAFGSAALVANVVCLALLWRFRSQNVNMSSTFECSRNDVASNIGVLIAAGLVAATGSVWPDIAVGAVIALIFLRSAWRVLGEAIPAWREARPVPPEVMQ; from the coding sequence ATGGCGGACGACTGCTGTTCGAAAAAAAGTGATACGATCGCTGAGCTGGGCCGAAAGGCGGATCAGCGGCGCGTCCTGATCACCGTGATGGTGATCAACTTCGTGATGTTTATCGCCGAGTTCGGCGGCGGCCTGGCGGCCCGCTCATCGGCGCTGATGGCGGACTCCGTCGACATGTTTGGCGATGCGCTCGTCTATGCACTGAGCCTTTACGCTTTGAGCCGGGGGCCGCGCTGGGAGGCAGGGGCCGCGGTTGCGAAGGGCGGCATCATCCTTGTTTTCGGCATCGCGGTGGTCGTCGAGATTGCCGACAAGCTCGTGAACGGCGTGCCGCCCTCATCGACGCTGATGCTCGCGTTCGGGAGCGCCGCACTTGTGGCCAACGTCGTTTGCCTGGCGCTGCTGTGGCGGTTCCGCTCCCAAAATGTGAATATGTCGAGCACGTTCGAATGTTCACGCAACGACGTGGCGTCCAACATCGGCGTGTTGATTGCTGCCGGACTGGTAGCCGCGACAGGCTCGGTCTGGCCCGACATTGCCGTCGGCGCGGTGATTGCGCTTATCTTCCTGCGGTCGGCGTGGCGCGTGCTGGGCGAGGCGATCCCCGCATGGCGCGAAGCACGGCCAGTGCCTCCTGAAGTTATGCAATGA
- a CDS encoding SRPBCC domain-containing protein, protein MSVIENVISLKASPLRIWSVLTDFPAHSRWNPFIRLSGAAVQGGEAAYIFRIGRLDKELTAKANIIRADKPRMFTWTAGVPKLLMFEENYTLESEATGTRVRHSLRFSGLLGAPLAAMMRRKIHASLAQSDAGLERHLRRLSAQPAAKGRTLPARNGFRSNRRP, encoded by the coding sequence GTGTCAGTGATCGAAAATGTGATCAGCCTTAAGGCATCGCCGCTGCGCATCTGGTCGGTGCTCACCGACTTTCCAGCGCATTCCCGGTGGAACCCCTTCATTCGACTTTCCGGCGCTGCGGTCCAGGGCGGCGAGGCCGCCTACATTTTCCGCATCGGCAGGCTCGATAAGGAGCTGACCGCCAAGGCGAACATCATCCGCGCCGATAAGCCGCGCATGTTCACCTGGACCGCTGGCGTTCCCAAACTCCTAATGTTTGAGGAAAATTATACTCTTGAGAGCGAGGCCACGGGAACGCGTGTGCGGCATAGCCTGCGCTTCTCGGGCCTCCTTGGCGCGCCTCTGGCGGCGATGATGCGCCGCAAAATTCACGCCAGTCTCGCCCAGTCGGATGCCGGTCTGGAACGGCATCTGCGGCGGCTGTCGGCCCAACCGGCTGCGAAGGGGCGCACCTTGCCGGCTCGCAACGGCTTCAGAAGCAATCGGAGGCCATGA
- a CDS encoding TolC family protein has protein sequence MKKMFVAMMAAASCASMAQAQQTPTTEATQPLGIYTLDQAVLAAGGAAPAADAASAAIEAAQAERTVAGLRPNPVVQGQVENVVGSGPYKGLQSAETTVGVAIPIELGGKRGARVAVASAQLSRAELQAAITASDIRLQVTQLYIEAIAAERRLATARDQARIAAEVLRGAGVRVQAGRASPLEQQRADVTRINADANVERLTRLAEAARANLARRIGRPIDGRLDAALLDQLPASTFGPVETPPAANTLALAAADADLAIADAGVRLARANRVPDLNVGPGLRRLEATNDTAAVFSISIPIPLFNSGRAAIAQASAQRTQAEALRRVTALDVEQAITNAQAEAANAATTARAAAGPALAAAQEAARIARIGYREGKFGQLDLLDAERTLAETRVAAIDALANYQNARAQLERLTAPATATTISGNTDR, from the coding sequence ATGAAAAAGATGTTCGTGGCCATGATGGCCGCGGCGTCCTGCGCTTCGATGGCGCAGGCGCAGCAAACGCCGACTACGGAGGCGACGCAGCCGCTCGGCATCTATACCCTCGATCAGGCCGTGCTGGCCGCCGGCGGCGCGGCACCTGCCGCTGACGCGGCATCGGCCGCAATCGAAGCAGCCCAGGCCGAACGGACAGTCGCGGGGCTACGGCCAAATCCCGTGGTTCAGGGTCAGGTCGAGAATGTCGTCGGCTCTGGCCCATATAAGGGCTTGCAAAGCGCAGAGACGACCGTTGGCGTGGCGATTCCGATCGAGCTGGGCGGCAAGCGCGGCGCGCGCGTCGCTGTCGCCAGCGCACAGTTGTCGCGTGCCGAACTGCAGGCAGCAATCACCGCGAGCGATATTCGCCTGCAGGTGACACAGCTCTATATCGAGGCGATCGCGGCCGAACGCCGGCTCGCAACGGCGCGCGATCAGGCGCGCATTGCCGCCGAAGTGCTGCGCGGCGCGGGTGTGCGGGTTCAGGCGGGCCGGGCCTCACCGCTCGAACAGCAACGCGCCGATGTCACAAGGATCAACGCCGATGCCAATGTGGAACGGCTGACCCGGCTTGCCGAAGCCGCGCGCGCGAACCTTGCACGGCGGATTGGCCGACCGATCGACGGAAGGCTCGATGCTGCGCTTCTGGACCAGCTCCCAGCGTCGACTTTTGGCCCCGTCGAGACGCCGCCGGCGGCAAACACCTTGGCGCTCGCTGCCGCCGATGCCGATCTGGCTATTGCCGATGCCGGCGTGAGGCTTGCGCGGGCGAACCGGGTGCCGGACCTCAACGTCGGCCCGGGCCTGCGGCGGCTCGAAGCGACCAACGACACCGCCGCGGTATTTTCGATCTCCATTCCGATTCCGCTGTTCAACAGCGGCCGCGCGGCCATCGCGCAGGCGAGCGCGCAGCGCACCCAGGCAGAAGCCTTGCGGCGTGTTACCGCCCTCGATGTCGAGCAGGCGATCACGAACGCGCAGGCGGAGGCAGCAAACGCAGCGACAACCGCTCGCGCTGCAGCCGGACCGGCGCTGGCGGCGGCGCAGGAAGCTGCCCGGATCGCCCGGATCGGCTACCGTGAGGGCAAGTTCGGCCAGCTCGATCTACTGGATGCCGAACGAACTCTTGCCGAGACGCGCGTCGCCGCGATCGACGCACTCGCCAATTATCAAAATGCTCGCGCGCAACTGGAGCGGCTGACCGCCCCCGCGACGGCGACCACGATTTCGGGGAACACCGACCGATGA
- a CDS encoding cation transporter has product MTPSDPQAPDERRTLWIVLLLNAAIAIGFFASGLIGDSSALIANGVDNLSDTAVYGLSLVALSRGQTWKTRAARASGVMLLIFAGGILLDVGRRYLQGSEPIGPTMMVMSAVAAVVNYICLRMLQRLKQKDVNLRAATTFSFNDFISNGGILIAGALVLWLGTNWPDLIVGLATALIAIKGGMEILRDARAEAKNSAETVR; this is encoded by the coding sequence ATGACGCCCTCAGACCCACAGGCGCCAGATGAGCGCCGGACGTTATGGATAGTGCTGCTGCTCAACGCAGCGATTGCGATCGGCTTCTTCGCCTCCGGACTGATCGGTGATTCCAGCGCGCTGATCGCCAATGGCGTCGACAATCTTTCCGATACGGCCGTTTATGGGTTGAGCCTTGTTGCGTTAAGCCGCGGACAGACCTGGAAAACGCGAGCGGCGCGGGCATCGGGCGTGATGCTGCTGATCTTCGCGGGCGGCATTCTCCTCGATGTCGGACGCCGCTATCTTCAGGGCAGCGAGCCGATCGGACCCACGATGATGGTAATGTCGGCGGTCGCTGCGGTCGTGAACTATATCTGCCTGCGGATGCTCCAGCGTCTAAAGCAGAAGGACGTGAACCTTCGCGCCGCCACGACCTTCAGCTTCAACGACTTCATCTCCAACGGCGGCATCCTGATCGCCGGGGCATTGGTATTGTGGCTGGGGACGAATTGGCCCGATCTAATCGTCGGCCTGGCGACCGCGCTCATCGCGATCAAGGGCGGCATGGAAATCCTGCGCGATGCTCGTGCAGAAGCGAAAAACAGCGCGGAGACGGTGCGATGA
- a CDS encoding ZIP family metal transporter — MAALKFALIPMAAIMFGALIAGWRSPGEKLVAAMQHLAAGVVFAAAATEILPLVKHGGSPTATLIGGALGVAVMLSLKAAESRFKGPVALLAAIGLDLAIDGLVLGLAFIAGEKAGALLAVALTLEVLFLALTLTNDLAGKYRKAKAIGLTCALALLLPFGALVAQPVALLTPVWITGFLSFGLMALLYLVTEELLVEAHEKPDSPLISAMFFVGFLALLLIEEIMV; from the coding sequence ATGGCCGCGCTCAAATTCGCGCTCATTCCGATGGCTGCGATCATGTTCGGGGCGCTCATCGCCGGGTGGCGGTCCCCCGGCGAAAAGCTGGTCGCGGCCATGCAGCATCTGGCAGCCGGCGTCGTGTTCGCAGCCGCTGCCACAGAAATCCTGCCACTGGTTAAGCATGGCGGTTCCCCGACCGCGACGCTGATCGGCGGCGCACTCGGCGTCGCCGTCATGCTGAGCCTCAAGGCGGCGGAGAGCCGGTTCAAGGGACCTGTCGCGCTTCTCGCGGCGATAGGACTCGACCTTGCCATAGACGGCCTGGTTCTGGGGCTCGCTTTCATCGCCGGCGAAAAGGCAGGGGCGCTCCTCGCCGTCGCGCTGACGCTCGAGGTGCTGTTCCTTGCGCTTACCCTCACCAACGACCTTGCCGGCAAATATCGCAAGGCCAAGGCGATCGGCCTGACCTGCGCGCTGGCGTTGCTTTTGCCCTTCGGCGCCCTCGTCGCGCAGCCAGTGGCGTTGCTGACGCCGGTATGGATCACCGGGTTCCTGAGTTTCGGGCTCATGGCACTGCTCTACCTCGTGACCGAGGAACTGCTGGTCGAAGCCCATGAGAAGCCGGACTCACCGCTCATCAGCGCCATGTTCTTTGTCGGGTTTCTCGCGCTGCTGCTTATCGAGGAGATCATGGTATGA